Part of the Desulfohalovibrio reitneri genome is shown below.
CACCTCGCGCCGGTCCAGGCGATTGGCCAGCAGCCAGTCGGCGTAGCGCCCGGCCCGCCACTCCCAGCGGATGTCCTTGTCGTCGTGGTCCTTCACCTCGCCCAGCAGGTACGGGGTGTCGCCCAGTTTCACCGGCTCCGAGGAAAACAGGTCCACCGCCCGGGGGTCGTCCGGCGTCAGCAGGGTGGTCACGATGGCCGTATGCAGTGAGTCGCGCGGGGTTTCCTGGTCCACGGTCTCCACCGTCACCAGCCCCTGGTCGAAGTCCACCATGGCCCGGCTTTTGTAGTTCTGGGTGTACTTGACGTACTTTTTGGGCTCGGGGGTCTCGGCCTCGTCGCGGCCCCACTCCCCGCCCGCGGCCCGTTGCAGGGCCTGCATGATCTGCTCGAAGGCCTCGCGGAAGGCGCGGGCGTCGCGCTGCAGCTGGGCGGGATTGGCGGCGTAGGCCGCTCCGCGCCGAGCCAGGACGCGGGCGGCCGTGGTTCCGCTGGGATTGGTGGCGATGGACACCGCATCCGACACCGCGCCGCGGCAGGCGGGCAGCAGCAGGCAGGCGGCCAGGGCGGCGATGGCGGCGAGAAGGGCGGCGCGTCGGAGCATTCGGTTCCAAAGCCCCCGGGGCTGGACTTGGCGGCCGGGGGGTTGTATGCGGGGCGTCCGCCGACTGACCGGCCCGGACGCCCGCAAGGAGGATACCCGCCATGGCCGAGTGGCTCAACCAGTTCGTGATGGCCTTCATCCCGCTTTTCGTGGCCATCGACCCCATAGGCATGGCCGGCATGTTCGTCGGCCTGACCGAGGACGTGGCCGAGGCCGAACGCAGCCGCACCGCCAAACACGCGGCGGTCACCGCCCTGGTGGTGGGGCTGGGCTTCATGGCCATCGGCCGCTTCCTGTTCCAGGCCATCGGCATCACCATCGGCGATTTCCAAATGGCGGGCGGCCTCATCCTGCTCATCGTGGCCTCGCGCAGCCTGCTGGACTACGAGCGCAAGGCCACCCCCCTGTCCGAGGACTTCGGCGTGGTGCCCCTGGGCCTGCCCCTCATCGCCGGACCGGCCATGCTTTCCGCCCTGCTCGTCCTGCAGGACACCGCCGGGGTGGGCCCGACCATCGCCGCCTTGGTGGTGAACATGTTCCTGACCTGGTTCTCCATGCGCCACGTGAAGGCGGTCATGCGGGTCATGGGCAAGCGCGGCGTGCGGGCCGTGTCCAAAATCATCTCCCTGCTGCTGGTGGCCTTCGCCGTGCACATGATCCGCGTGGGCTGGCAGCGCGTCATGGACGGGGCGGTGACGTGAGGGCCCCCGGGGCCCTGCGGGCCGATCTCCTCCTGCTGGTCACGGCCGCCATCTGGGGGGCCGCCTTCGTGGCCCAGCGCATGGGCATGGACCACGTGGGGCCCATGACCTTCAACGGCGTGCGCTTCGCCCTGGGCGCGGCCGCCATCACCCCCCTGGCCCTGCGCAGCGCGGGCTCCAACCTGCCGCCCTACCCCGCCAAAAAGGCGGCCGCCGCCGCCCTGCTGGCCGGGTTCGCCCTGTTCTGCGGCGCGGCCTTCCAGCAGTGGGGGCTGGTGACCACCACCGCGGGCAAGGCGGGCTTCATCACCGGGCTGTACGTGGTCATCGTGCCGCTCATCGGGCTGGCCCTCTTCCGCCAGCGGCCCGGGGCTTGGTCCTGGATGGGAGCGGCCTTGGCCGCGGTGGGGCTCTACCTGCTCTCCATCCGGGGCGACTTCACCATGTCCTTCGGCGACTTCCTGGTGCTCATCTGCGCCCTGTTTTTCGCCGGGCACGTGCTCTGCGTGGGCCACTTCGCCCCGCGCCTGAACCCGGTGCGCTTCGCCTGCGTGCAGTTCTGGATATGCTCCCTGCTTTCCCTGCTGGCGGCCTTCATCCTGGAGGAACCGGCCTGGGCGGGCATCAAGGACGCGGCCGTGCCCATCCTCTACGGCGGGCTGGGCTCGGTGGGCATCGCCTACACCCTGCAGGTGGTGGCCCAGCGCGACGCCCCGGCCGCCCACGCGGCCATCATCCTCTCCCT
Proteins encoded:
- a CDS encoding murein transglycosylase domain-containing protein, with amino-acid sequence MLRRAALLAAIAALAACLLLPACRGAVSDAVSIATNPSGTTAARVLARRGAAYAANPAQLQRDARAFREAFEQIMQALQRAAGGEWGRDEAETPEPKKYVKYTQNYKSRAMVDFDQGLVTVETVDQETPRDSLHTAIVTTLLTPDDPRAVDLFSSEPVKLGDTPYLLGEVKDHDDKDIRWEWRAGRYADWLLANRLDRREVRGGETTARRVTFPMVEDHVSVRAAKYDPLVRKNAERWGVSRNLIYSIMRVESNFNPYAVSHAPAFGLMQVVPTTAGADVYRHLHGHAGIPGEDELLRPETNILYGTAYLNLLDTRYLDGVAHPVSREYAVISGYNGGAGSVLRMFASTHERAFSRINALDPDEVYRKLRHDHPYAETRRYLWKVVQARKEFVRP
- a CDS encoding MarC family protein yields the protein MAEWLNQFVMAFIPLFVAIDPIGMAGMFVGLTEDVAEAERSRTAKHAAVTALVVGLGFMAIGRFLFQAIGITIGDFQMAGGLILLIVASRSLLDYERKATPLSEDFGVVPLGLPLIAGPAMLSALLVLQDTAGVGPTIAALVVNMFLTWFSMRHVKAVMRVMGKRGVRAVSKIISLLLVAFAVHMIRVGWQRVMDGAVT
- a CDS encoding DMT family transporter yields the protein MRAPGALRADLLLLVTAAIWGAAFVAQRMGMDHVGPMTFNGVRFALGAAAITPLALRSAGSNLPPYPAKKAAAAALLAGFALFCGAAFQQWGLVTTTAGKAGFITGLYVVIVPLIGLALFRQRPGAWSWMGAALAAVGLYLLSIRGDFTMSFGDFLVLICALFFAGHVLCVGHFAPRLNPVRFACVQFWICSLLSLLAAFILEEPAWAGIKDAAVPILYGGLGSVGIAYTLQVVAQRDAPAAHAAIILSLEGAFAALTGWLILGETLDTRGLIGCGLMLAGMLASELGGLFGSSKEPAPEPAVAAEPLAAEHADRTT